The Tripterygium wilfordii isolate XIE 37 chromosome 4, ASM1340144v1, whole genome shotgun sequence genome has a window encoding:
- the LOC119995905 gene encoding stress-induced protein KIN2-like produces the protein MNDSQSTGFQAGQAKGQAQEKASQMMDKAGNAAQSAKESCQEAGQQVQAKAQGAADAVKDTVGMNK, from the exons ATGAATGATTCTCAGAGCACAGGTTTCCAAGCTGGCCAGGCCAAAGGCCAGGCTCAG GAGAAGGCCAGTCAAATGATGGACAAGGCTGGCAATGCTGCCCAATCTGCCAAGGAATCATGCCAAGAG GCTGGGCAGCAAGTGCAGGCCAAAGCACAAGGGGCAGCTGATGCTGTCAAGGACACTGTTGGGATGAACAAATGA
- the LOC119997864 gene encoding proline dehydrogenase 2, mitochondrial-like — protein MATRVIPPKLLRSVTRPRTSATTTALPPPYFTAHKLQPSPQLPTLQRPGIVTRLATPTASSVLNLDDHEKIFSSLSTVQLLRSSAILQMAATEPVVDLGLWVMRSQLMEIKGVRDVLLSTIKHSFYEHFCAGEDAKEAKECLLNVNESGLRGMLVYGVEHTCDVDACDRNLNGFTSTVDIASSLPKSSTSYVVVKITAIVPLDLLERVSDLLRWQQRDPSFNLPWKLDSFPVFSESSPLYHTMSKPEPLTPQEEQNLKQGHERLLKLCQRCVEASVPLVVDAEDTQLQPAIDYLTYSSAIVHKNADNPVLYGTIQAYLKDAKDRLLLVSKAAEKMGVPIGFKLVRGAYMSSETKLANSLGFDSPIHNSIQETHDCYNDCASFMLDKIADNASTGVILATHNVESGKLAATKARDLGIKRGNGRLEFAQLYGMSDALSYGLSNAGFHVSKYMPYGPVDVVMPYLLRRAEENRGMLSSSSLDRHLMRKELVRRIKAAALPKFEMQGYPQHSL, from the exons ATGGCCACCCGTGTAATCCCACCAAAGCTTCTCCGATCTGTCACCCGTCCCCGAACCTCCGCCACCACCACTGCCCTTCCACCACCCTACTTCACCGCCCACAAACTCCAACCCTCGCCCCAGTTGCCAACACTGCAACGACCTGGAATTGTTACCAGATTAGCAACACCAACTGCGTCCTCTGTTTTGAACCTCGACGACCACGAGAAGATCTTTTCGTCCCTATCGACGGTGCAGCTGTTGCGGTCTTCGGCGATTCTGCAAATGGCGGCGACGGAGCCGGTGGTGGATTTGGGTTTGTGGGTAATGAGGTCTCAATTGATGGAAATAAAGGGTGTTCGTGATGTGTTGTTGAGCACAATCAAACACTCGTTTTACGAACATTTTTGTGCCGGTGAGGAtgctaaagaggctaaagagTGTCTTTTAAATGTCAATGAAAGTGGGTTGAGAGGGATGTTGGTTTATGGGGTTGAACATACCTGTGACGTTGATGCTTGTGATCGGAATCTCAATGGGTTTACCAGCACCGTTGACATCGCCAGTTCGCTACCAAAATCCTCT ACCAGCTATGTTGTTGTGAAGATCACTGCAATTGTCCCTCTTGACCTATTGGAGAGGGTAAGTGACTTGTTGAGATGGCAACAGAGAGATCCATCTTTCAATCTTCCATGGAAGCTCGATTCCTTCCCGGTTTTCTCCGAATCGAGCCCTTTATACCACACAATGTCAAAACCAGAACCATTGACACCACAAGAAGAGCAGAACCTCAAACAAGGCCATGAAAGACTGCTAAAACTATGCCAAAGATGTGTTGAAGCCAGTGTACCACTAGTGGTTGATGCAGAGGATACACAACTTCAACCTGCGATCGATTACTTGACATACTCGTCTGCGATCGTTCATAAGAATGCTGATAATCCGGTTCTGTATGGTACAATTCAAGCATACTTGAAGGATGCAAAGGACAGGTTGTTGCTGGTGAGCAAAGCTGCAGAAAAAATGGGTGTTCCAATTGGGTTTAAACTGGTGAGAGGTGCTTATATGTCTAGTGAAACAAAGCTCGCGAATTCACTAGGGTTCGACTCTCCCATCCACAATAGTATCCAGGAGACTCACGATTGCTACAACGATTGTGCTTCTTTCATGCTCGATAAGATTGCTGATAATGCATCAACTGGGGTTATTCTTGCAACCCATAATGTTGAATCAG GAAAACTGGCTGCGACGAAAGCAAGAGACTTGGGGATCAAGAGAGGGAACGGGAGGCTTGAATTTGCGCAATTGTATGGAATGTCAGATGCACTTTCTTATGGTTTGAGCAATGCAGGGTTTCATGTGAGCAAATACATGCCTTATGGTCCTGTGGATGTTGTTATGCCATACCTTCTAAGAAGAGCTGAAGAGAACAGAGGGATGTTGTCTAGTTCCAGCCTTGACAGACACCTCATGAG GAAGGAGTTGGTGAGGAGAATCAAAGCTGCTGCATTGCCCAAGTTTGAGATGCAAGGCTATCCTCAGCACAGTTTGTAA
- the LOC119997579 gene encoding EVI5-like protein, whose amino-acid sequence MDKKRIDDSDSVPVPSQKLDRFGFVKQELNNSPEGVSKTRLASEYVREERRVRKWRKMIGVGGSDWKHYVRRKPHVVKRRIRKGIPDCLRGLVWQLISGSRDLLLMNPGVYEQLVIYETSASELDIIRDISRTFPSHVFFQQRHGPGQRSLYNVLKAYSVYDREVGYVQGMGFLAGILLLYMSEEDAFWLLVALLKGAVHAPMEGLYLVGLPLVQQYLFQFDQLMKEHLPKLGEHFTQQMINPSMYASQWFITVFSYSFPFHLALRIWDVFLYEGVKIVFKVGLALLKYCLDDLTSLPFEKLIHALRNFPEDAMDPDKLLPMAYSIKVSKRLEELRQEYERKNGEVAQSADSSVKQKLLR is encoded by the exons ATGGACAAGAAAAGAATAGATGACTCTGATTCAGTTCCGGTTCCTTCACAAAAGCTGGATAGATTTGGGTTTGTAAAGCAGGAACTTAACAATTCTCCTGAAGGTGTATCCAAGACCAGATTGGCAAGTGAATATGTGAG GGAGGAAAGAAGGGTAAGGAAATGGAGGAAGATGATTGGGGTGGGAGGGAGTGATTGGAAGCATTATGTTAGGAGAAAACCACATGTAGTTAAGAGGCGTATAAGGAAAGGAATTCCTGATTGCTTGCGGGGTCTTGTTTGGCAGTTGATTTCTGGAAGTCGGGACCTTTTATTGATGAACCCAGGGGTTTATGAG CAACTAGTTATATATGAGACATCGGCTTCAGAACTGGATATAATTAGAGATATTTCTCGCACCTTCCCTTCACACGTTTTTTTCCAGCAAAGGCATGGACCTGGTCAAAGGTCCCTCTACAATGTTTTGAAGGCATACTCTGTCTATGACAGAGAAGTTGGATATGTTCAG GGGATGGGGTTTTTGGCTGGTATATTGCTTCTTTATATGAGCGAAGAGGATGCATTTTGGTTATTGGTTGCATTACTGAAAGGAGCTGTCCATGCTCCAATGGAAGGATTATATCTG GTGGGCCTACCCCTCGTACAACAATACCTGTTTCAGTTTGATCAGTTGATGAAGGAGCACTTGCCAAAGCTGGGAGAGCATTTTACCCAACAAATGATCAATCCTAGCATGTACGCAAGTCAGTGGTTTATAACTGTTTTCTCGTATTCTTTCCCATTCCATTTGGCCCTTCGAATATGGGATGTTTTTCTTTACGAG ggtgttaaaattgtttttAAGGTTGGTTTGGCCCTTCTAAAATATTGTCTTGATGACTTG ACAAGCTTACCATTTGAGAAACTTATACATGCTCTCCGTAACTTCCCTGAGGATGCAATGGATCCTGACAAGTTATTGCCAATGGCATACTCAATCAAG GTATCCAAACGTTTGGAAGAACTAAGGCAGGAGTATGAGAGGAAGAATGGAGAGGTCGCTCAATCTGCAGATTCTAGTGTGAAACAGAAGCTGCTGCGATGa
- the LOC119997647 gene encoding PRKR-interacting protein 1-like, whose product MSMGRPKDGDLQLMAAPEKSKSLLLPPRPPVSGAGSMALVEYTPVLTEEEEDLEVKLRRIFENVPVRVSNTSGSSAGSGSGDFHQYRQMRRKEQDRLARMDVDYQKRKEITEFNMRREERLKAAEERTAKKRLKRQKKRQRKKEKEEQVECQRRRASERRRG is encoded by the exons ATGTCCATGGGTAGGCCTAAGGACGGGGACTTGCAACTGATGGCGGCCCCAGAAAAATCGAAGTCGCTACTCCTCCCACCTCGGCCTCCAGTATCGGGTGCGGGATCAATGGCGCTTGTGGAATACACGCCGGTCTTAacggaagaggaggaggatttGGAGGTCAAGCTCCGGCGAATCTTTGAGAATGTTCCAGTTCGTGTCAGCAATACCTCTGGTAGCTCTGCTGGTTCTGGATCTGGTGACTTTCACCAG TATCGGCAAATGAGGAGGAAGGAACAAGATCGGCTTGCCAGAATGGATGTTGACTACCAGAAAAGGAAGGAAATAACAGAATTCAACATGCGGAGGGAAGAAAGATTGAAAGCTGCAGAGGAACGAACAGCAAAGAAGCGTTTGAAACGGCAAAAGAAAAGGcagaggaaaaaggaaaaagaagagcaagttGAATGCCAGCGGAGAAGAGCATCAGAAAGAAGACGAGGATGA
- the LOC119997161 gene encoding S-adenosylmethionine decarboxylase proenzyme-like — protein sequence MALPSSAIGFEGYEKRLEVSFFEPGTFADPGGMGFRALSRNQLEEILNPAECTIVGSLANEEVDSYVLSESSFFVYPYKIIIKTCGTTKLLLSIPAILKLADYLSLRVKSVRYTRGSFVFPGAQPFPHRSFSEEVSVLDGHFGGLGLDSEAYVMGGPDKSQKWHVYSAYAEAGPGCDQFYTLEVCMTGLDRKSASVFYKTNASSAASMTEASGIRKILPKSDICDFDFEPCGYSMNSIEQEAISTIHVTPEDGFSYASFEAVGYDFEEVGLTQLLERVLACFQPTEFSVALHSAVVGEDLGAKFLLDFKGYCYDERSCEVIEKGGSTIYHTFMKIGEQLSPRSTLKGSWSEDEGS from the coding sequence ATGGCCTTGCCAAGCTCTGCAATTGGATTTGAAGGCTATGAAAAGAGACTTGAAGTTTCTTTTTTTGAGCCTGGCACCTTTGCTGATCCTGGAGGGATGGGCTTCCGTGCTTTGTCCAGGAATCAGCTGGAAGAGATTCTAAACCCTGCTGAATGCACTATCGTTGGCTCTCTGGCGAATGAAGAAGTTGATTCTTATGTACTTTCGGAATCTAGCTTCTTTGTGTACCCTTACAAAATTATCATCAAGACCTGTGGCACTACAAAGTTACTTCTTTCAATACCAGCCATCCTTAAGTTAGCTGACTACCTTTCCCTAAGGGTGAAATCTGTGAGATACACTCGTGGGAGCTTTGTCTTTCCAGGGGCTCAGCCATTTCCACACCGTAGCTTCTCTGAGGAAGTTTCTGTTCTTGATGGTCATTTCGGTGGACTTGGGTTGGATAGCGAGGCTTATGTGATGGGTGGTCCTGATAAATCTCAGAAGTGGCATGTTTATTCTGCTTATGCTGAAGCTGGTCCCGGTTGTGACCAATTTTACACTTTGGAGGTGTGCATGACTGGATTGGACAGAAAGAGTGCATCTGTCTTCTACAAAACAAATGCAAGTTCTGCAGCTTCGATGACTGAAGCTTCTGGGATTAGGAAAATTCTTCCAAAATCCGATATATGTGATTTTGACTTTGAACCCTGTGGTTACTCGATGAACAGCATTGAACAGGAAGCAATATCTACTATCCATGTGACACCTGAAGATGGTTTCAGCTATGCTAGTTTTGAGGCTGTGGGTTATGATTTTGAAGAAGTGGGTTTGACCCAGCTGCTTGAGAGGGTGTTGGCATGCTTCCAACCTACTGAATTCTCTGTGGCACTGCATTCTGCTGTGGTTGGTGAAGATCTTGGAGCCAAGTTCCTTCTGGATTTTAAGGGATACTGCTATGATGAAAGGAGCTGTGAAGTGATTGAGAAGGGTGGGTCTACCATCTACCACACCTTCATGAAGATTGGGGAGCAGTTATCTCCTAGGTCTACTCTGAAAGGAAGCTGGAGCGAGGACGAGGGAAGTTGA
- the LOC119997855 gene encoding protein NSP-INTERACTING KINASE 1-like, whose amino-acid sequence MIRREIVFCFLTLLWFWDSANGLLSPKGVNFEVQALMGIKASLHDPHGVLDNWDGDAVDPCSWTMVTCSPESLVIGLGTPSQSLSGTLSPSIGNLTNLQIVLLQNNNITGPIPSELGKLLKLRTLDLSSNFFTGEVPSSLGLLRNLQYMRLNNNSLSGTFPMSLANMTQLAFLDLSFNNLSGHVPRFSAKTFNIVGNPQICPTGSEPECFGTSLMPMSMNLNGSQNNPISGRPKSHKMAIAFGLSMGCVSLIILVFGLFLWWRQRHNQQTFFDVKDRHHEEVSLGNLRRFQFRELQIATNNFSSKNILGKGGFGHVYKGILQDGTPVAVKRLKDGNAIGGEIQFQTEVEMISLAVHRNLLRLYGFCISPTERLLVYPFMSNGSVASRLKGKPVLDWGTRKRIALGAGRGLLYLHEQCDPKIIHRDVKAANILLDDYCEGVVGDFGLAKLLDHEDSHVTTAVRGTVGHIAPEYLSTGQSSEKTDVFGFGILLLELITGLRALEFGKAANQKGAMLDWVKKIHLEKKLEILVDKDLENNYDSVELEEIVRVALLCTQYLPAHRPKMSEVVRMLEGDGLAERWEASQKVETTKCKPHEFTSSDRYSDLTDDSSLLVQAMELSGPR is encoded by the exons ATGATAAGAAGAGAAATAGTGTTCTGTTTTCTGACCCTCTTGTGGTTTTGGGATTCTGCAAATGGGTTATTATCTCCCAAAGGAGTTAACTTTGAAG TTCAAGCTTTAATGGGTATAAAAGCATCTCTGCATGATCCTCATGGTGTTCTTGACAATTGGGATGGGGATGCTGTTGATCCATGTAGTTGGACTATGGTCACTTGTTCTCCTGAGAGCCTGGTCATTGGCTT GGGAACTCCTAGTCAGAGCTTATCAGGTACTCTCTCTCCAAGCATAGGAAACTTGACAAATCTTCAAATTGT GCTCTTACAGAACAACAACATTACTGGACCAATTCCATCAGAGCTCGGAAAGCTTTTGAAACTTCGGACACTGGATCTTTCTAGTAACTTCTTCACTGGAGAAGTTCCTTCCTCTCTAGGCCTCCTGAGAAACCTCCAGTACAT GAGGCTTAACAATAATAGTCTATCAGGAACTTTTCCGATGTCGTTAGCCAACATGACTCAACTTGCCTTTCT TGACTTGTCCTTCAATAACCTAAGTGGCCATGTACCCCGATTTTCTGCTAAAACATTCAA CATTGTTGGAAACCCTCAAATTTGTCCAACTGGGTCTGAACCAGAATGCTTTGGAACATCACTGATGCCCATGTCAATGAACCTGAATGGCTCTCAAA ATAATCCAATATCTGGAAGACCTAAGAGTCACAAGATGGCCATTGCATTTGGCTTGAGCATGGGATGTGTCTCTTTGATCATCCTTGTGTTTGGCCTATTTCTGTGGTGGAGGCAAAGGCACAATCAACAGACATTCTTTGATGTTAAGG ACCGGCATCATGAGGAAGTCTCTCTTGGAAACTTGAGGAGGTTCCAGTTTAGAGAACTTCAGATTGCGACGAACAACTTCAGCAGTAAGAACATTTTAGGGAAAGGTGGGTTTGGACATGTTTACAAAGGAATACTCCAAGATGGGACTCCAGTAGCTGTCAAAAGGCTTAAAGACGGGAATGCTATTGGAGGGGAGATTCAATTCCAAACTGAGGTTGAGATGATTAGCTTAGCCGTGCATCGAAACTTACTTAGATTATATGGGTTTTGCATCAGTCCAACAGAAAGGCTTCTGGTTTATCCATTTATGTCCAACGGCAGTGTTGCTTCTCGTCTGAAAG GGAAGCCAGTCTTGGATTGGGGCACGCGAAAGAGAATCGCCTTAGGAGCTGGAAGGGGGCTCTTATACCTCCATGAGCAATGCGATCCGAAGATAATTCATAGGGATGTTAAGGCTGCAAATATATTGCTTGATGATTATTGTGAAGGCGTGGTAGGAGATTTTGGGTTGGCAAAACTCTTGGATCATGAAGATTCTCATGTAACAACAGCTGTGAGAGGCACTGTGGGCCATATAGCTCCTGAATATCTTTCCACAGGCCAGTCGTCCGAGAAAACAGATGTCTTTGGGTTCGGGATCCTTCTACTAGAACTAATCACAGGCCTAAGAGCACTTGAATTCGGAAAGGCAGCAAACCAGAAAGGTGCAATGCTTGATTGG GTGAAGAAGATTCATCTGGAGAAGAAGCTTGAGATTCTTGTAGACAAGGATCTTGAAAACAATTATGATTCAGTTGAGCTAGAGGAGATCGTTCGAGTGGCTCTCTTATGCACTCAATACCTTCCAGCTCACAGACCGAAAATGTCCGAAGTAGTCCGAATGCTTGAAGGTGATGGACTTGCTGAAAGATGGGAAGCCTCACAAAAAGTTGAAACAACAAAATGCAAACCCCATGAGTTCACCTCATCGGATCGATACTCTGATCTCACTGATGACTCTTCATTACTTGTTCAGGCAATGGAGCTGTCAGGGCCAAGGTGA
- the LOC119997644 gene encoding uncharacterized protein LOC119997644, producing the protein MYVTRPLSWYRKHPSNLSTKPEEPFSGYLVITDEEAQAEDSFCFGMCRRRGVPKLPFPQDKLLTVYHLSGMDETMRTKVWFLPVLGQPLSSNRYYAIKAKGRYKGQVCKCSKEAEMGLCCFGNYINDKRPRPFDHRDIYQQVKINRHYRHTFFANSVAPDGIPPKFLKKKGWKVRSSKSYQSELIEALGLDVTARSLLPSLDFPIYNKHSHSVVVGKWCCPFVFVREEYRLREQMKRSLLYKMTLEQKWEEIFSCQNVNNESRVNVDVDVQRKVNLVFGMEALKENRNDEGGFVWYRGRNRFNGRGVRLGLSSAIVEKMKWVEEVGGFVDGGERVVRVERREEIDSERVWRRFACYVLVESFILRRWDGTLIMKTQFRHTNHIQCKWD; encoded by the exons ATGTATGTAACAAGGCCTCTTTCCTGGTACCGGAAGCATCCGAGTAATCTGTCAACAAAGCCGGAGGAACCATTCTCAGGCTATCTAGTTATAACAGATGAAGAAGCACAAGCAGAAGATTCATTTTGTTTTGGTATGTGCAGGAGAAGGGGTGTTCCAAAGCTACCATTTCCTCAAGACAAGCTACTGACTGTTTATCATTTATCTGGGATGGATGAGACCATGCGTACTAAGGTCTGGTTCCTTCCAGTTCTCGGTCAGCCTCTGTCGTCTAACCGATACTATGCCATCAAAGCCAAAGGCAGATACAAAGG GCAAGTATGCAAATGTTCAAAGGAGGCAGAAATGGGGTTATGCTGCTTCGGCAATTACATCAATGACAAAAGGCCAAGACCTTTTGATCACAGAGACATATACCAACAAGTCAAGATTAATCGCCATTATCGACACACATTCTTCGCCAACTCTGTTGCTCCTGATGGGATTCCTCCGAAGTTTCTAAAGAAAAAAGGGTGGAAAGTTCGAAGCTCTAAATCATACCAATCCGAACTTATCGAAGCTTTGGGCCTCGATGTCACTGCCAGGTCACTTCTTCCAAGTCTTGATTTCCCTATCTATAACAAACACTCCCATTCTGTTGTTGTAGGAAAATGGTGTTGCCCATTTGTGTTTGTAAGGGAGGAGTACAGGCTAAGAGAGCAAATGAAGAGGTCCTTGCTATACAAAATGACTCTTGAGCAAAAGTGGGAAGAGATATTTTCATGCCAAAATGTGAACAATGAGAGTAGAGTGAATGTAGATGTGGATGTGCAAAGAAAGGTGAATTTGGTGTTTGGGATGGAAGCTCTGAAGGAGAATAGGAATGATGAAGGTGGGTTTGTTTGGTATAGAGGTCGAAATCGATTCAACGGGAGAGGTGTGAGATTGGGATTAAGTTCAGCAATTGTTGAGAAAATGAAGTGGGTGGAAGAGGTGGGAGGGTTTGTTGATGGCGGAGAAAGGGTTGTTAGAgtggagagaagagaagagattgATAGTGAGAGAGTATGGAGAAGATTTGCGTGTTATGTGTTGGTGGAGAGTTTCATTCTAAGGAGATGGGATGGAACTTTGATCATGAAGACTCAATTCAGGCACACCAACCATATTCAATGCAAATGGGATTAA
- the LOC119996841 gene encoding uncharacterized protein LOC119996841 — protein sequence MGYLLLQSTGKTNTETIQTINKQSKLSSLFSLLLPFLLNGNRNRNRKKRRASIPLFLSSFIRADNIRIGPIGSLTKENGGGEQTQLGKRENENVRKKFSLRLRPRLRLLTMRMKRVPVRSMLNDFGKFLRKNVKKLILLTAITVALGFCCLFLKLTAMTSSKVVPYSDLITSLQRGNVTKALLEEGSHLINYNTDSQSLEISRREEEKPQKVNVSVENVANTCGREQDAKTSM from the exons ATGGGTTATCTCCTTCTAC AATCCACCGGAAAAACTAACACAGAGACAATTCAAACTATCAATAAGCAATCCaaactttcttctctcttctctcttctcttgcCCTTCCTCCTCAACGGAAACAGGAACAGAAACAGGAAGAAACGAAGAGCATCCATCCCCCTATTTTTATCATCATTTATACGAGCTGATAATATCAG GATTGGTCCAATTGGGTCACTGACGAAAGAAAATGGTGGAGGTGAGCAGACCCAGTTGGGGAAAAGAGAAAATGAGAATGTGAGGAAGAAGTTTTCACTGAGATTACGCCCAAGGTTGCGGTTATTGACTATGCGAATGAAGAGGGTTCCAGTTAGGTCGATGTTGAATGACTTTGGTAAGTTTTTGCGGAAGAATGTAAAGAAACTGATTCTTTTGACTGCAATAACTGTTGCATTGGGGTTCTGCTGTTTGTTTCTGAAATTAACCGCAATGACATCTTCAAAGGTTGTTCCATATTCGGACTTAATCACAAGCCTTCAAAGGGGTAATGTTACGAAGGCACTACTTGAAGAGGGATCTCATCTTATAAATTACAATACAGACTCCCAGAGTCTTGAAATTTCTCGGAGGGAAGAAGAGAAACCGCAGAAAGTAAATGTTTCTGTTGAGAATGTGGCTAATACATGTGGCAGAGAACAAGATGCAAAAACTAGCATGTAG
- the LOC119997900 gene encoding probable 2,3-bisphosphoglycerate-independent phosphoglycerate mutase — protein sequence MGSPQEPKKRVAFVLIDGLGDVSLPMLNYKTPLQAANVPYLDAIASAGVNGLMDPVEVGLACGSDTAHLSLLGYDPRVYYKGRGAFESMGAGLAMSPGDIAFKSNFATLDEKTGIVTSRRADRHFEEEGPILCASLDRMKLPSFPEYEIRVRYATEHRCGVVVKGPRLSGNISGTDPLKDNRLLLQAEALDDTDEARHTAAVVNELSREISRLLISHPLNAKRAAEGKNIANLVLLRGCGIRIEVPQFDKKHGLRPCMVAPTKIIAGLGLSLGIDILEAPGATGDYRTLLTSKATAISRALSAPLNSCPNVFVPGEDELKAGQPDGYDFGFLHIKAIDDAGHDKASIFKVKGLEAVDRAIGQLAALLWQSESTGKFQYFLCVTGDHSTPVEYGDHSFEPVPFALCRLTDFVGAVGGESVIKEISLDPFPLPTIKAGEDVPEDMKTEQERSGKGLQAFSGDSVCELNEIAAARGCLGRFPGGEMMGIIKRFVKVDV from the exons ATGGGTAGTCCCCAAGAGCCTAAGAAAAGAGTGGCATTTGTGCTAATTGATGGCTTGGGGGATGTCTCATTGCCAATGTTGAATTACAAAACTCCACTGCAAGCAGCCAATGTTCCCTACCTGGATGCAATTGCATCTGCTGGAGTTAATGGTCTCATGGACCCTGTTGAAGTAGGCTTGGCTTGTGGAAGTGACACAGCTCATCTTTCCTTACTGGGTTATGACCCACGAGTATATTACAAGGGTCGAGGAGCATTTGAATCCATGGGTGCCGGGTTGGCGATGTCACCTGGGGATATTGCATTCAAG TCGAATTTTGCTACCCTGGATGAGAAAACTGGAATAGTCACTAGCAGACGGGCAGATAggcactttgaagaagaagggCCCATTCTCTGTGCCTCCCTAGATCGGATGAAGCTGCCTTCTTTTCCTGAGTATGAAATCAGAGTTAG GTATGCAACGGAACATAGATGCGGAGTGGTTGTGAAAGGGCCAAGACTGAGTGGGAACATATCAGGAACAGACCCACTGAAGGACAACCGTTTACTTCTGCAAGCTGAGGCATTAGATGATACTGACGAGGCAAGGCACACAGCTGCAGTTGTTAATGAGTTATCAAGGGAGATCTCACGACTTCTGATCTCTCACCCATTAAATGCAAAACGAGCTGCTGAAGGGAAGAACATTGCCAATCTTGTCCTTTTACGAGGATGCGGAATTCGAATCGAG GTTCCACAATTTGATAAGAAACATGGATTACGGCCTTGTATGGTAGCTCCTACCAAAATTATTGCTGGTTTGGGTCTGTCTCTTGGTATTGATATCCTGGAAGCTCCTGGAGCTACTGGAGATTATCGAACACTTCTAACTTCCAAAGCAACTGCCATATCCAGGGCACTCTCGGCTCCTCTAAATTCTTGCCCCAATGTATTTGTACCAGGGGAGGATGAGCTCAAGGCAGGGCAGCCGGATGGCTATGATTTTGGGTTTCTCCATATAAAG GCAATAGATGATGCAGGTCATGATAAAGCAAGCATATTCAAAGTTAAAGGATTGGAAGCTGTAGACAGAGCCATAGGCCAGCTTGCCGCACTCCTTTGGCAGTCTGAATCAACTGGGAAATTCCAATACTTTCTTTGCGTCACTGGAGACCACTCTACTCCTGTTGAATATGGAGACCATAGTTTCGAACCAGTTCCATTTGCATTGTGCCGATTAACAGACTTTGTGGGGGCGGTGGGTGGGGAGTCCGTGATCAAGGAAATCTCCCTTGATCCATTCCCACTTCCAACCATTAAGGCTGGTGAAGACGTGCCTGAAGATATGAAGACGGAACAAGAGAGAAGTGGCAAAGGACTACAAGCTTTCAGTGGTGATTCAGTTTGTGAGCTCAATGAGATAGCCGCGGCAAGGGGATGTCTTGGACGATTTCCGGGTGGAGAAATGATGGGAATCATCAAGAGATTTGTGAAAGTGGATGTGTAA
- the LOC119997856 gene encoding stress-induced protein KIN2-like — translation MADNSQKMSYHAGEAKGKTEEKTSNLMDRAGNAAQSAKESITEAGQQVRAKAAGAADAVKDATGMNK, via the exons ATGGCTGACAACTCCCAGAAGATGAGCTACCATGCTGGTGAGGCCAAAGGCAAAACAGAG GAGAAGACAAGCAATTTGATGGACAGAGCTGGCAATGCTGCTCAATCTGCAAAGGAATCAATAACAGAG GCTGGTCAGCAGGTGAGGGCCAAGGCAGCAGGAGCAGCTGATGCAGTGAAGGATGCAACTGGCATGAACAAATAA